The Streptomyces laurentii region AGGGGAAAACACCCCGCGGAAGTCGACATGTCGATGACCTGGCCCTTCTCCGGGCACCCCGCCCCGCCGGTTACCTTCGGTTACCGGTGGAACGAGGGGTTCCGAGAGGCCAGGGTGTCACTGCCCGGCGGTACCGCCGCCGCCCGTCCCCGTGCTCTCGGTGAGCGACGAGATCCAGTCGGTCAGCGAGGAGATGCCGTCGCCGATCGCCTCCCAGTAGCCCTTGCCCTGGGCGATCCAGTCCTGGAGCGGGGTCAGCTCCCAGACGAGCCAGCCCGCGACCACGAACAGCACGATCGTGAAGAGGCAGCCCTTCAGGCAGCCGAGGCCCGGGATGCGCATCGGGTTGGCGCTGCGCTGCCGCGGCGGACGGGGCTCGCGCGGCGCGCGGGCGGGCGCGGGGGCGGGTGCGGGCGCCGGGGGCGGCGGAGGCTGCGGCGGCGCGTACTGCTGCTGCGGCGGCGGCTGGGGGGCGTACTGCTGCGGCGGATGCGGCTGCTGCTGGTACGGCGCCGGCGGCGGGGCCTGCGGAGGCTGCTGCCGGTACTGCTGCGGCTGCTGGTACTGCTGCGGCTGCGGCTGCTGGTACTGCTGCGGCGGGTGCGGGGGCTGCTGGGGGCGGCGCTGCGGGCGCCGGCGCAACGGGTCCTCGCTCGGGTCGAGGTACTGCATCTGCGTCGGCTCGTTGCGGTCGCGGGCCGCGCGCAGCTGGCTCTGCCAGGGGTGTGGCTGCTCGCCCGGCGGATCCTGCGGTACGGGCGGCATGGCCCGGGTCGGATCGGCGCCGGGGCCGCCCGCGGGGAGCACGGCGGTCGGGTCGGCCGCACCGGCCGGACCGCCTGCGGGCAGCACGCTGGTGGGCGCGGCCGGGTCGTACGCGCCCTGCTGACCGATGCCCGCCGGGGCGGCGGAACCGGTGGGCAGCACCTGGGTGGCGCCGGCCGGATCGGCCGCGGCGGGGCTGCCCGGGACCGGCGCGGGGGCCGGGTCGGGCGCGAGCAGCGCGCCGACGCCCTCGGCGGCCTCGATCTGGTCGGGGGTGGCGTGCACGCCGATGCCGGCGGCGACGGCGCGCAGGCCGCGGGCGAGGTTCTCGGCGCTGGGCCGCTCGTCCGGGTTCTTGCGCAGGCAGCGCTCTATGACCGTCCACAGCGGGGCGGGCACGGTGGACGGGCGGCGCGGCTCCTCGGTGAGGTGCTGGTGCAGCACCTCCAGGGCGGTGCCGCCGCCGAACGGGGGCCGTCCGGTGACCAGTTCGTACAGCAGGATGCCGGCGCCGTAGATGTCGACGGCGGAGGTCTGCGGGCGGCCCTCGGCGGACTCCGGCGCCACGTACGCGGGCGTACCGACGAATTCGTGGGTGCGGGTCAGGCCCGGGGAGTCGGCGAGGCGCGCGATGCCGAAGTCGGTGAGCATCGGGTGCAGGGCGTCGCCGTCCTGCCGGAGCAGCACGTTCGCGGGTTTGAGGTCGCGGTGGACGACGCCGTCGGCGTGGCTGGCGGCCAGCGCGTCGGCGATCTGCGCGGTGAGCAGCGCGGCGGCGACCGGGGTGAGCGGGCCGCTCTCACGGATGTAACGGTGCAGGTCGGGGCCGTCGACGAGGTCCATGACCAAGGCGAGGACGTCGCCCTCCACGACCAGGTCGCGGGTGCGCACGATGTTGGCGTGGGTGAGCCGCAGCAGCACGGAGCGCTCGCGCAGGAAGCGCATCACGATGTCCGCGTCGTTGGCGAGCTCCTCCTTGAGGACCTTGATCGCGACGGTCTCGCCGGGCTCGCCCGGCACCGCCGCCTCGGCGCCGGCCGTCTCCCGCTGGCGGGCTCGCCAGACGGTGCCCGTGGCGCCGCGGCCGAGCGGCTCCTCGAGCAGGTACTTGCTGCCGATAGGCCGCACGTCACGCGCTCCCTGCTGATCGTGGTCCCCGGGGGCTGTCGCCGTGTGCCCCCGTGGTCGCTGTGTGTTCCATGACCCGCCCGGGACTCGTCCGGGACGACGTGTCCGGGGCTCGTCCGGGTGTCCGCCCCACTTTAGGGCCTGTCCGGCGGATCATGGCCGGGCCCGCGACGCCCGGCGGGCGGGGCCCCGGAGGGACACCCGTGTCCGCTCGGCAAGACGCCGGAAACGGAACCAAGGTTGCCGGATACGTGCCCCGGGTTCGGTGGCCCGGACGGCGGCGGGCCCCGGCGCGGGTGCCGGGGCGGGCCTCGGTGCGGGTGCCGGTGCGGGCCTGGATCGACCGCCCCGGCCACGACCGCGTACGTACGTAACCAGGCGCATTCCGGCCCATCGACGACCGAACAAGATCGTTTGATGGCCACCCGGGGGCGGGTTGTCAGTGGCAGGTGCGAGGATGCGTACAGCACGTCGTGTCGAGGGTAGGGAGCCCGCGCACCGTGCCGACCTGACCGGACGACGCGTCCGCGACGGGTGGGGGGAGCGAGTGGGTGATTCCCCTGCCCGGCGCGCCGCGCAGAAGGGACCGCTGACGGCGATGCAGATCCGGCTGACCGTCCTCGCACCGCACGCCGGCCACGCCGACCACGGCGCGGGGCGCACCTGCGACGTGCTCGTCACCGCCCCGCGGGAACCGAGCTGGCCGCCGTGGCCTCCGCGCTCGCCACGGCCGTCTCCGGCCCGGAGACCCCCTCGTCCGGAACGGCCGTGCTGTACGCGGGCGGGGAGCGGCTCGACACCCGCCGCTGTCTGCTCGGCGAACCGCCGCTGGTCGACGGCGCCGTGCTGTCCCTCCACGTACCGGGCCCGCCCGGACCGGACGAGCACGCCGACGCGGGCATCCCGGCCCGGCTCCACGTGGTCGCGGGTCCGGACGCCGGCGGTGTCCATCTGCTGCACGGTGGAGCGATCAGAATCGGCCGTTCTGTGGACGCGGACGTACCGCTCGACGACCCCGACGTCTCCCGGACCCACTGCACCGTGACGGTCTCCCCCGGCGGCCGGGTGACGGTCGAGGACCAGGGCTCCACCAACGGCACGCTCCTCGACGGCACCCCCGTCGGCCCGCGGCCGGTCCGCTTCGCGCCGGGCGCGCTGCTGCGCGTCGGCGAGTCCGCGCTGCGCCTGACCGGCCCGGCGGGCGGCCCGGACGACACCCTGGCCACCGCCTCGGACGGCGACGGCCATCTGCGGGTGGCCCGCGCCGGGACCCCGGCGGATCCGACCGGTGCCGGCGGCGCGCCCGTCGGTCACCCGGCCTACGAGCCGCCGTACGAGCCCTCCGGCGGGGCGGCGGCCTCCGAGTCGCCCACGCACGGCGGCAACCGGCGTCTCGACGGCACCCCCGTCGACGCCGACGGGCACGGGCACGCCGACGCGGACGGCCACACGCGCGTGACGGAGTCCGACGAACCGCACGGCGAGATCGAGACCCACGCCCGGACCCGGCAGACCCGCAAGCGCGGCCTCGGCGCCTGGGCGCGGCGGCTCGCGGGCGGCCGGGAGGAGCCGGAGGCGGAGTACGGAGTGGCGCCGGTGCCCGCCTTCCCCGAGGGCCTCACCGGCGGCCCGGGCGGCCCCGGCGGCGCCCCGTCCGACAGCTGGCCCGACCC contains the following coding sequences:
- a CDS encoding serine/threonine protein kinase (ATP binding site [chemical binding];~COG0515 Serine/threonine protein kinase;~Catalytic domain of Protein Kinases; cd00180;~Serine/Threonine protein kinases, catalytic domain; smart00220;~activation loop (A-loop);~identified by MetaGeneAnnotator; putative;~serine/threonine protein kinase [Streptomyces collinus Tu365];~substrate binding site [chemical binding]) codes for the protein MRPIGSKYLLEEPLGRGATGTVWRARQRETAGAEAAVPGEPGETVAIKVLKEELANDADIVMRFLRERSVLLRLTHANIVRTRDLVVEGDVLALVMDLVDGPDLHRYIRESGPLTPVAAALLTAQIADALAASHADGVVHRDLKPANVLLRQDGDALHPMLTDFGIARLADSPGLTRTHEFVGTPAYVAPESAEGRPQTSAVDIYGAGILLYELVTGRPPFGGGTALEVLHQHLTEEPRRPSTVPAPLWTVIERCLRKNPDERPSAENLARGLRAVAAGIGVHATPDQIEAAEGVGALLAPDPAPAPVPGSPAAADPAGATQVLPTGSAAPAGIGQQGAYDPAAPTSVLPAGGPAGAADPTAVLPAGGPGADPTRAMPPVPQDPPGEQPHPWQSQLRAARDRNEPTQMQYLDPSEDPLRRRPQRRPQQPPHPPQQYQQPQPQQYQQPQQYRQQPPQAPPPAPYQQQPHPPQQYAPQPPPQQQYAPPQPPPPPAPAPAPAPARAPREPRPPRQRSANPMRIPGLGCLKGCLFTIVLFVVAGWLVWELTPLQDWIAQGKGYWEAIGDGISSLTDWISSLTESTGTGGGGTAGQ